The Acidobacteriota bacterium genome has a segment encoding these proteins:
- a CDS encoding aminopeptidase P family protein yields MGKPSVESVVVPEEEFSSRVSRTRQKMVASGIDVLVVFSGPGSLRYGQRGHVLYLSGYEPYFGDCMMILAADEKHEPLLETDSANYFPEECTWITNVVETGDHIKVIKEYLSDTGLTKGRVGIAGEYSVSPALYLRMIDRLKPAETVPASKILESERAVKSDFELGCLKKAAEIAAKGFFAAADFIKPGVTESDIVGEVERVCRRHGSQFFPHYTMVVSGNDEVHGSNWWKCGGRTIEAGDPISMDFGTMYNNYCCDLCRPYVVGKASDKQKDVLKVLLESHHAAAEAAKPGVMVSAVDAAHNKVVTAAWGDQEDWWGLGHGVGLEVHEWPFIGYHHIVDEDAYKDVPLEENMVISLEPSISFPDVGDFQIEDQFVVTKGGAVRLNDIPHKIFEI; encoded by the coding sequence ATGGGCAAGCCATCTGTTGAAAGTGTCGTCGTACCCGAGGAGGAATTTTCAAGCCGCGTTTCAAGGACCAGGCAAAAAATGGTCGCTAGCGGCATCGACGTGCTGGTCGTTTTTTCCGGACCCGGCAGCTTAAGGTACGGGCAGCGCGGGCACGTGCTCTACCTCTCGGGATACGAGCCTTACTTCGGGGACTGCATGATGATACTCGCGGCGGATGAAAAACACGAGCCGTTGCTGGAGACCGACTCGGCGAACTATTTTCCGGAAGAATGCACCTGGATTACGAACGTGGTTGAAACCGGAGATCATATCAAAGTGATAAAGGAGTATTTGTCGGATACGGGTCTCACGAAAGGCAGGGTCGGTATTGCCGGCGAATATTCCGTCAGCCCGGCGTTGTATCTCCGTATGATTGACCGGCTCAAACCCGCGGAAACCGTGCCGGCCTCAAAAATCCTCGAGTCCGAGCGTGCGGTGAAATCCGATTTTGAGCTGGGTTGCCTCAAAAAGGCCGCCGAGATTGCGGCGAAAGGATTCTTTGCGGCGGCTGATTTCATCAAACCCGGCGTCACCGAGTCCGATATCGTCGGGGAGGTGGAAAGGGTATGCAGAAGACATGGCTCGCAATTCTTTCCCCACTATACGATGGTCGTTTCAGGAAATGATGAAGTACATGGAAGTAACTGGTGGAAGTGCGGCGGGAGAACGATAGAAGCCGGGGATCCGATCAGTATGGATTTCGGCACCATGTATAACAATTATTGCTGTGATCTTTGCCGTCCGTACGTCGTCGGGAAAGCATCGGATAAACAAAAAGACGTCCTGAAAGTCCTGCTTGAATCGCACCATGCGGCGGCGGAAGCGGCCAAGCCGGGCGTGATGGTATCAGCGGTGGATGCGGCGCATAATAAAGTTGTGACCGCTGCATGGGGTGATCAGGAGGACTGGTGGGGGCTCGGCCATGGCGTGGGGCTCGAGGTGCACGAGTGGCCGTTTATCGGCTACCATCACATTGTTGACGAGGATGCTTATAAAGATGTTCCGCTTGAGGAGAATATGGTGATTTCCCTGGAGCCGTCGATTTCCTTTCCGGATGTAGGAGATTTCCAGATCGAGGATCAGTTCGTCGTGACGAAGGGCGGCGCGGTGCGGTTGAACGACATTCCGCATAAGATTTTTGAAATTTGA
- a CDS encoding hemerythrin domain-containing protein: protein MRPQDNPDFKTTLPAGHVLHTMMSEHEIILDVLDKLEAFAEDVGKAEGAAVPENTRETLAHLAGHLIGAEPHHQREEEALFTELERRMIQGPTRVMRAEHQELRKLKHELEALAKESGGMELSEFKNRLAEPARVLVEMLRAHIHKENHVLYPMALRAIPEADTWKRLKEACDKIGYCCFTPEA, encoded by the coding sequence ATGAGACCACAAGACAACCCTGACTTCAAAACCACGCTGCCTGCGGGCCACGTCCTCCACACCATGATGAGCGAGCACGAGATTATTCTCGACGTCCTCGACAAGCTCGAGGCGTTCGCGGAGGATGTCGGGAAGGCGGAAGGTGCGGCGGTTCCAGAAAATACCCGCGAGACGCTCGCGCACCTCGCCGGGCACCTCATAGGCGCCGAGCCTCACCACCAGCGCGAGGAGGAGGCGCTCTTCACAGAGCTTGAGCGGCGCATGATTCAGGGCCCGACCCGGGTGATGAGGGCGGAGCACCAGGAGCTCCGGAAGCTCAAACACGAACTCGAGGCCCTCGCCAAGGAGAGCGGGGGCATGGAACTCTCCGAGTTCAAGAACCGCCTTGCGGAGCCGGCCCGCGTCCTCGTCGAGATGCTCCGCGCGCACATCCACAAGGAGAACCACGTCCTTTACCCCATGGCCCTTCGCGCCATCCCCGAGGCGGACACGTGGAAGCGCCTCAAAGAGGCGTGCGATAAGATCGGCTACTGCTGCTTTACGCCGGAGGCGTAG
- a CDS encoding sigma-54-dependent Fis family transcriptional regulator, with protein sequence MHEKITLLIVEDDESLSASLEKSFRKHAYDVLCAAEVSEAKRILHAQKVDLVLLDVQLPDASGLEVLHSALEIDREILVIMMTAFPEIKTAVRTLKEGAHDFIVKPFELEGLHLTVEKALETRGLRQEVRRLEHEKRRRGGVGEILGESPCIVSLRSQIQKVSEADTPVLVVGETGTGKELVADSVHRSSSRAGDPMVKANCSAFSENLLESEIFGHEKGAFTDAKEARPGLFEMADGGTLFLDEISEMKPGLQAKFLRVIEGHPFRRVGGQREVRANVRIVATTNRDLPALVRSGDFREDLYFRLKVFQIDVPPLRSRGKDIIVLARFYLNQLAVDLRKGNLSLTPAAEEVLLAYPWPGNVRELCNVVERAALLSEQGEVDVKHLPAELQTSAFIKRHGFFAPGSLASLGELERQYINHVLEATGGNISEAARILGISRNTLKAKL encoded by the coding sequence ATGCACGAAAAAATAACCCTGCTGATTGTCGAAGACGACGAGAGCCTCAGCGCCTCCCTGGAAAAGTCGTTCCGCAAGCACGCGTACGACGTGCTTTGCGCGGCGGAGGTATCCGAGGCCAAGCGAATCCTGCACGCGCAGAAGGTCGATCTGGTTCTCCTCGACGTTCAGCTGCCGGACGCCTCCGGCCTCGAGGTGCTCCATTCGGCCCTCGAGATCGACCGCGAGATCCTGGTCATCATGATGACGGCGTTTCCCGAGATAAAGACGGCCGTCCGCACCCTGAAGGAGGGGGCCCACGATTTCATCGTAAAGCCCTTCGAGCTCGAAGGGCTGCACCTGACGGTCGAAAAAGCGCTCGAGACCCGCGGCCTCCGCCAGGAGGTGCGGAGGCTGGAGCACGAAAAGCGCAGGCGGGGCGGCGTCGGAGAAATTCTGGGGGAAAGCCCCTGCATCGTGTCCCTGAGGAGCCAGATACAAAAAGTGAGCGAGGCGGACACGCCGGTACTTGTGGTCGGCGAGACGGGGACGGGCAAGGAGCTGGTGGCCGACTCCGTCCACCGGTCGTCCTCGAGGGCCGGCGATCCCATGGTGAAGGCGAACTGCAGCGCTTTTTCGGAGAATCTTCTTGAAAGCGAAATCTTCGGCCACGAAAAAGGCGCCTTCACCGACGCGAAGGAGGCGCGGCCGGGGCTTTTCGAGATGGCCGACGGCGGCACCCTTTTCCTCGACGAAATTTCGGAGATGAAGCCTGGGCTCCAGGCGAAGTTTCTTCGCGTCATCGAAGGGCATCCGTTCCGCAGGGTGGGAGGGCAGCGCGAGGTGCGGGCGAACGTCCGCATCGTGGCCACGACCAACCGCGACCTTCCGGCCCTCGTCCGCTCCGGGGACTTTCGGGAAGACCTCTACTTTCGATTGAAAGTCTTTCAGATCGACGTCCCCCCCCTGAGAAGCCGCGGGAAGGACATCATAGTTCTCGCAAGATTCTACCTGAACCAATTGGCCGTCGACCTGCGGAAGGGGAACCTGTCGCTTACCCCCGCGGCCGAGGAGGTTCTCCTCGCCTACCCCTGGCCCGGCAACGTCCGGGAGCTCTGCAACGTTGTGGAGCGCGCGGCCCTTTTGTCGGAGCAGGGCGAGGTGGACGTAAAGCACCTGCCCGCGGAGCTCCAGACCTCCGCTTTCATCAAGCGGCACGGCTTCTTTGCTCCGGGCTCCCTGGCCAGCCTCGGCGAGCTCGAACGCCAGTACATCAACCACGTCCTGGAAGCGACGGGGGGCAACATCTCCGAGGCCGCGCGCATCCTCGGCATTTCCCGAAACACCCTGAAAGCAAAGCTTTAG
- a CDS encoding c-type cytochrome, producing the protein MGVAVIGLGGILYFQLRRPERTAAIRGQEIAWRLGCFACHGPEGTGGIANPGSLENIVPAWDIGADVIYHETEDEIREWILYGVSQRFLAVSEETAGGEEEPEPLVPMPAYEGLLSSQELDDLVAYFQAVSWYEPEMPENAYEGKKIAARTGCFGCHGPGGHGGVPNPGSFKGFIPPWDGRDFGKLVRNEEELREWILDGTISRLEANPLARYFLKNQKTPMPAYREHLSKEDVDKIVAYIQWLRRG; encoded by the coding sequence GTGGGCGTCGCCGTCATCGGGCTCGGAGGAATCCTGTACTTCCAACTCCGAAGGCCGGAGCGCACCGCGGCCATTCGTGGGCAAGAAATCGCCTGGCGGCTGGGGTGTTTTGCCTGTCACGGTCCGGAGGGAACCGGGGGCATCGCCAATCCGGGCTCCCTGGAGAACATTGTGCCCGCCTGGGATATAGGAGCCGACGTTATCTACCACGAGACCGAGGATGAGATTCGAGAGTGGATTCTGTACGGAGTGTCGCAGCGCTTCCTTGCCGTCTCAGAGGAAACGGCCGGCGGCGAGGAAGAGCCGGAACCCCTCGTTCCCATGCCCGCCTACGAGGGACTCCTGTCTTCCCAAGAATTGGATGATCTGGTGGCGTACTTCCAGGCCGTGTCCTGGTATGAGCCGGAGATGCCCGAAAACGCCTACGAAGGAAAAAAGATCGCCGCGCGGACGGGCTGCTTCGGCTGTCACGGGCCGGGAGGGCATGGAGGCGTTCCGAATCCCGGAAGCTTCAAGGGCTTCATTCCGCCCTGGGACGGAAGGGATTTCGGAAAACTGGTGCGGAACGAGGAGGAGCTGCGGGAGTGGATACTTGACGGAACCATCAGCCGTCTCGAGGCCAATCCCCTGGCTCGCTATTTCCTCAAGAATCAGAAAACCCCCATGCCCGCCTACCGGGAACATCTTTCCAAAGAGGACGTGGACAAAATCGTCGCCTATATCCAATGGCTGAGAAGGGGATGA
- a CDS encoding beta-propeller fold lactonase family protein, translating to MKSFALRTLLGFTVVAWTLLIVISGSPDGQPSRDYFGDNEPVLISPDSPALIRRPAAPEATVITEAESKPVYRSPMHVCFSPDGRRAYVVNQTSDSVSVLDARALKVVDEIPVPPQPAHAALSLDGRTLYVTSLYANALAVLDVERRRHMRKIETGYGPYGVTVSADGKKLYVANSLSDTLSIIDAKTGETVFETPVGRNPRYVAETPDGARLVVTNGLSRDVSLVDPASGQVLETRKLGEGALPRQVACSRSGKWSFVVHLVSRDLAIPTQLERGFTHSNGFSVLDLETSGFFVTLLLDHLLDGASNPWGAVVSSDDKRLYVSLAGVHEVAIVDLKKAVSLAKESYPEEVARLARDVEILLLRNIARRVDAGGLGPRGIALHEERNELWVCNYFSDTVSLLDASTGAVREVVRLGPPQEMTLRRKGELLFNDAIVTFQRWASCASCHQEDATMDAFNWDLLNDGAGNPKNVKSLRDIHDTPPAMWSGVRKDMEVAVAAGQRFMGFLPDPEYHEPLLAYIGSLRRMPNPHRGKNTEAVERGERLYRQARCDVCHMAPSYSDNRKHDLGLAAEIDLRSRFDTPALRDCYRTAPYLHDGRAKTLKEIFTDHNPNGTHGLVRGFSEEDLDDMVAYLRTL from the coding sequence ATGAAATCGTTTGCGTTAAGAACATTGCTTGGTTTCACGGTCGTTGCCTGGACCCTGCTGATCGTCATCAGCGGCAGTCCCGATGGACAGCCTTCCAGAGACTATTTCGGCGATAACGAGCCCGTGCTGATAAGCCCCGACAGTCCCGCGCTTATCAGACGGCCCGCGGCGCCGGAGGCCACCGTGATTACGGAGGCCGAGAGCAAGCCCGTATACCGCTCTCCGATGCACGTCTGTTTCTCTCCGGACGGCCGCCGGGCCTACGTGGTGAACCAGACGTCCGACTCCGTCAGCGTGCTGGACGCGCGGGCGCTGAAGGTGGTGGACGAGATTCCCGTGCCTCCCCAGCCGGCCCACGCCGCCCTCTCTCTGGACGGCCGCACGCTCTACGTCACGAGCCTCTACGCAAACGCCCTGGCCGTGCTGGACGTTGAGAGACGGCGCCACATGCGAAAAATCGAGACGGGTTACGGCCCCTACGGCGTGACGGTATCTGCCGACGGAAAGAAGCTCTACGTTGCCAACTCCCTGTCCGACACCCTTTCCATCATCGACGCCAAGACCGGCGAGACGGTGTTCGAAACGCCGGTGGGAAGGAACCCGCGCTACGTGGCGGAAACGCCGGACGGCGCGCGGCTCGTGGTCACAAACGGCCTCTCGCGGGACGTGTCGCTGGTCGATCCGGCTTCCGGTCAGGTGCTGGAAACGAGGAAGCTCGGAGAGGGCGCGCTGCCGCGCCAGGTCGCCTGCTCGCGAAGCGGTAAATGGTCATTCGTCGTGCACCTGGTCTCCCGCGACCTAGCCATCCCCACGCAGTTGGAGCGGGGGTTCACGCACTCGAACGGCTTCTCCGTCCTCGATCTCGAAACTTCCGGCTTTTTCGTTACCCTTCTTCTGGACCATCTGCTTGACGGAGCGTCCAACCCGTGGGGCGCGGTGGTGTCCTCCGACGACAAGCGGCTTTACGTTTCGCTAGCGGGGGTCCACGAGGTCGCGATTGTGGACCTCAAAAAAGCGGTATCCCTGGCTAAAGAAAGCTATCCAGAGGAGGTGGCGCGCCTGGCGAGGGACGTTGAAATTCTCTTGCTGCGCAATATTGCAAGGCGCGTGGACGCCGGCGGCCTGGGGCCGAGAGGCATAGCGCTCCACGAGGAAAGAAACGAGCTGTGGGTGTGCAACTACTTCAGCGACACCGTCTCCCTCCTGGATGCCTCGACCGGCGCCGTCCGAGAGGTCGTCCGGCTCGGCCCGCCGCAGGAAATGACGCTTCGGCGAAAGGGCGAGCTATTGTTCAACGACGCGATTGTTACGTTTCAGAGGTGGGCCTCCTGCGCCAGCTGCCACCAGGAGGACGCCACGATGGACGCCTTCAACTGGGACCTCCTGAACGACGGCGCCGGAAACCCGAAGAACGTCAAATCCCTCCGCGACATCCACGACACGCCGCCGGCCATGTGGTCGGGCGTGCGTAAGGACATGGAGGTCGCGGTGGCCGCGGGCCAGCGCTTTATGGGGTTCCTTCCCGACCCGGAATACCACGAACCGCTGCTGGCCTACATCGGCTCGCTGCGGCGGATGCCGAATCCCCATCGCGGCAAGAACACCGAGGCCGTGGAGCGCGGCGAACGGCTGTACCGGCAAGCGCGCTGCGACGTGTGCCACATGGCCCCCTCATACTCCGACAACCGAAAGCATGACCTCGGGCTGGCGGCGGAAATCGATCTGCGCTCGCGCTTCGACACGCCCGCCCTCCGCGACTGCTACCGCACGGCGCCCTACCTGCACGACGGACGCGCCAAGACGCTCAAGGAAATTTTTACCGACCATAACCCGAACGGGACCCACGGTCTCGTGAGAGGATTTTCTGAAGAAGACCTCGACGACATGGTCGCGTACTTGAGGACGCTTTAG